A region from the Equus asinus isolate D_3611 breed Donkey chromosome 3, EquAss-T2T_v2, whole genome shotgun sequence genome encodes:
- the STMN4 gene encoding stathmin-4 isoform X2 → MTLAAYKEKMKELPLVSLFCSCFLADPLNKSSYKYEGWCGRQCRRKDQSQRKDSADWRERREQADTVDLNWCVISDMEVIELNKCTSGQSFEVILKPPSFDGVPEFNASLPRRRDPSLEEIQKKLEAAEERRKYQEAELLKHLAEKREHEREVIQKAIEENNNFIKMAKEKLAQKMESNKENREAHLAAMLERLQEKDKHAEEVRKNKELKEEASR, encoded by the exons ATGACCCTCGCTG CCTACAAAGAGAAGATGAAGGAGCTCCCACTGGTGTCTTTGTTCTGCTCTTGTTTCCTGGCCGACCCCCTGAATAAGTCGTCCTACAAATATGAAG gCTGGTGTGGGAGACAGTGTAGGAGAAAAGATCAAAGCCAGCGGAAAGACAGTGCTgactggagagaaagaagagagcagg CAGACACGGTGGACCTGAACTGGTGTGTAATTTCTGACATGGAAGTCATCGAGCTGAACAAATGCACCTCGGGCCAGTCTTTTGAAGTCATCCTGAAGCCACCCTCCTTCGATGGGGTGCCCGAGTTCAATGCCTCTCTACCCAGGCGGCGAGACCCATCACTAGAAGAGATCCAGAAGAAACTAGAAGCAGCTGAGGAGCGAAGGAAG TACCAGGAAGCTGAGCTCCTGAAGCAcctggcagagaagagagaacacgAGCGGGAGGTGATCCAAAAAGCCATTGAGGAAAACAACAACTTCATCAAGATGGCTAAGGAAAAACTGGCCCAGAAGATGGAATCCAATAAGGAGAACCGGGAGGCCCACCTTGCCGCCATGTTGGAACGGCTGCAAGAGAAG
- the STMN4 gene encoding stathmin-4 isoform X3 — protein MTLAAYKEKMKELPLVSLFCSCFLADPLNKSSYKYEGWCGRQCRRKDQSQRKDSADWRERREQAPFLLSAADTVDLNWCVISDMEVIELNKCTSGQSFEVILKPPSFDGVPEFNASLPRRRDPSLEEIQKKLEAAEERRKYQEAELLKHLAEKREHEREVIQKAIEENNNFIKMAKEKLAQKMESNKENREAHLAAMLERLQEKEPPAAR, from the exons ATGACCCTCGCTG CCTACAAAGAGAAGATGAAGGAGCTCCCACTGGTGTCTTTGTTCTGCTCTTGTTTCCTGGCCGACCCCCTGAATAAGTCGTCCTACAAATATGAAG gCTGGTGTGGGAGACAGTGTAGGAGAAAAGATCAAAGCCAGCGGAAAGACAGTGCTgactggagagaaagaagagagcagg CCCCTTTTCTGCTCTCTGCAGCAGACACGGTGGACCTGAACTGGTGTGTAATTTCTGACATGGAAGTCATCGAGCTGAACAAATGCACCTCGGGCCAGTCTTTTGAAGTCATCCTGAAGCCACCCTCCTTCGATGGGGTGCCCGAGTTCAATGCCTCTCTACCCAGGCGGCGAGACCCATCACTAGAAGAGATCCAGAAGAAACTAGAAGCAGCTGAGGAGCGAAGGAAG TACCAGGAAGCTGAGCTCCTGAAGCAcctggcagagaagagagaacacgAGCGGGAGGTGATCCAAAAAGCCATTGAGGAAAACAACAACTTCATCAAGATGGCTAAGGAAAAACTGGCCCAGAAGATGGAATCCAATAAGGAGAACCGGGAGGCCCACCTTGCCGCCATGTTGGAACGGCTGCAAGAGAAG
- the STMN4 gene encoding stathmin-4 isoform X5, with the protein MTLAAYKEKMKELPLVSLFCSCFLADPLNKSSYKYEAPFLLSAADTVDLNWCVISDMEVIELNKCTSGQSFEVILKPPSFDGVPEFNASLPRRRDPSLEEIQKKLEAAEERRKYQEAELLKHLAEKREHEREVIQKAIEENNNFIKMAKEKLAQKMESNKENREAHLAAMLERLQEKDKHAEEVRKNKELKEEASR; encoded by the exons ATGACCCTCGCTG CCTACAAAGAGAAGATGAAGGAGCTCCCACTGGTGTCTTTGTTCTGCTCTTGTTTCCTGGCCGACCCCCTGAATAAGTCGTCCTACAAATATGAAG CCCCTTTTCTGCTCTCTGCAGCAGACACGGTGGACCTGAACTGGTGTGTAATTTCTGACATGGAAGTCATCGAGCTGAACAAATGCACCTCGGGCCAGTCTTTTGAAGTCATCCTGAAGCCACCCTCCTTCGATGGGGTGCCCGAGTTCAATGCCTCTCTACCCAGGCGGCGAGACCCATCACTAGAAGAGATCCAGAAGAAACTAGAAGCAGCTGAGGAGCGAAGGAAG TACCAGGAAGCTGAGCTCCTGAAGCAcctggcagagaagagagaacacgAGCGGGAGGTGATCCAAAAAGCCATTGAGGAAAACAACAACTTCATCAAGATGGCTAAGGAAAAACTGGCCCAGAAGATGGAATCCAATAAGGAGAACCGGGAGGCCCACCTTGCCGCCATGTTGGAACGGCTGCAAGAGAAG
- the STMN4 gene encoding stathmin-4 isoform X4, which translates to MTLAAYKEKMKELPLVSLFCSCFLADPLNKSSYKYEGWCGRQCRRKDQSQRKDSADWRERREQADTVDLNWCVISDMEVIELNKCTSGQSFEVILKPPSFDGVPEFNASLPRRRDPSLEEIQKKLEAAEERRKYQEAELLKHLAEKREHEREVIQKAIEENNNFIKMAKEKLAQKMESNKENREAHLAAMLERLQEKEPPAAR; encoded by the exons ATGACCCTCGCTG CCTACAAAGAGAAGATGAAGGAGCTCCCACTGGTGTCTTTGTTCTGCTCTTGTTTCCTGGCCGACCCCCTGAATAAGTCGTCCTACAAATATGAAG gCTGGTGTGGGAGACAGTGTAGGAGAAAAGATCAAAGCCAGCGGAAAGACAGTGCTgactggagagaaagaagagagcagg CAGACACGGTGGACCTGAACTGGTGTGTAATTTCTGACATGGAAGTCATCGAGCTGAACAAATGCACCTCGGGCCAGTCTTTTGAAGTCATCCTGAAGCCACCCTCCTTCGATGGGGTGCCCGAGTTCAATGCCTCTCTACCCAGGCGGCGAGACCCATCACTAGAAGAGATCCAGAAGAAACTAGAAGCAGCTGAGGAGCGAAGGAAG TACCAGGAAGCTGAGCTCCTGAAGCAcctggcagagaagagagaacacgAGCGGGAGGTGATCCAAAAAGCCATTGAGGAAAACAACAACTTCATCAAGATGGCTAAGGAAAAACTGGCCCAGAAGATGGAATCCAATAAGGAGAACCGGGAGGCCCACCTTGCCGCCATGTTGGAACGGCTGCAAGAGAAG
- the STMN4 gene encoding stathmin-4 isoform X8, with amino-acid sequence MTLAAYKEKMKELPLVSLFCSCFLADPLNKSSYKYEADTVDLNWCVISDMEVIELNKCTSGQSFEVILKPPSFDGVPEFNASLPRRRDPSLEEIQKKLEAAEERRKYQEAELLKHLAEKREHEREVIQKAIEENNNFIKMAKEKLAQKMESNKENREAHLAAMLERLQEKEPPAAR; translated from the exons ATGACCCTCGCTG CCTACAAAGAGAAGATGAAGGAGCTCCCACTGGTGTCTTTGTTCTGCTCTTGTTTCCTGGCCGACCCCCTGAATAAGTCGTCCTACAAATATGAAG CAGACACGGTGGACCTGAACTGGTGTGTAATTTCTGACATGGAAGTCATCGAGCTGAACAAATGCACCTCGGGCCAGTCTTTTGAAGTCATCCTGAAGCCACCCTCCTTCGATGGGGTGCCCGAGTTCAATGCCTCTCTACCCAGGCGGCGAGACCCATCACTAGAAGAGATCCAGAAGAAACTAGAAGCAGCTGAGGAGCGAAGGAAG TACCAGGAAGCTGAGCTCCTGAAGCAcctggcagagaagagagaacacgAGCGGGAGGTGATCCAAAAAGCCATTGAGGAAAACAACAACTTCATCAAGATGGCTAAGGAAAAACTGGCCCAGAAGATGGAATCCAATAAGGAGAACCGGGAGGCCCACCTTGCCGCCATGTTGGAACGGCTGCAAGAGAAG
- the STMN4 gene encoding stathmin-4 isoform X7, translating to MTLAAYKEKMKELPLVSLFCSCFLADPLNKSSYKYEAPFLLSAADTVDLNWCVISDMEVIELNKCTSGQSFEVILKPPSFDGVPEFNASLPRRRDPSLEEIQKKLEAAEERRKYQEAELLKHLAEKREHEREVIQKAIEENNNFIKMAKEKLAQKMESNKENREAHLAAMLERLQEKEPPAAR from the exons ATGACCCTCGCTG CCTACAAAGAGAAGATGAAGGAGCTCCCACTGGTGTCTTTGTTCTGCTCTTGTTTCCTGGCCGACCCCCTGAATAAGTCGTCCTACAAATATGAAG CCCCTTTTCTGCTCTCTGCAGCAGACACGGTGGACCTGAACTGGTGTGTAATTTCTGACATGGAAGTCATCGAGCTGAACAAATGCACCTCGGGCCAGTCTTTTGAAGTCATCCTGAAGCCACCCTCCTTCGATGGGGTGCCCGAGTTCAATGCCTCTCTACCCAGGCGGCGAGACCCATCACTAGAAGAGATCCAGAAGAAACTAGAAGCAGCTGAGGAGCGAAGGAAG TACCAGGAAGCTGAGCTCCTGAAGCAcctggcagagaagagagaacacgAGCGGGAGGTGATCCAAAAAGCCATTGAGGAAAACAACAACTTCATCAAGATGGCTAAGGAAAAACTGGCCCAGAAGATGGAATCCAATAAGGAGAACCGGGAGGCCCACCTTGCCGCCATGTTGGAACGGCTGCAAGAGAAG
- the STMN4 gene encoding stathmin-4 isoform X1, which produces MTLAAYKEKMKELPLVSLFCSCFLADPLNKSSYKYEGWCGRQCRRKDQSQRKDSADWRERREQAPFLLSAADTVDLNWCVISDMEVIELNKCTSGQSFEVILKPPSFDGVPEFNASLPRRRDPSLEEIQKKLEAAEERRKYQEAELLKHLAEKREHEREVIQKAIEENNNFIKMAKEKLAQKMESNKENREAHLAAMLERLQEKDKHAEEVRKNKELKEEASR; this is translated from the exons ATGACCCTCGCTG CCTACAAAGAGAAGATGAAGGAGCTCCCACTGGTGTCTTTGTTCTGCTCTTGTTTCCTGGCCGACCCCCTGAATAAGTCGTCCTACAAATATGAAG gCTGGTGTGGGAGACAGTGTAGGAGAAAAGATCAAAGCCAGCGGAAAGACAGTGCTgactggagagaaagaagagagcagg CCCCTTTTCTGCTCTCTGCAGCAGACACGGTGGACCTGAACTGGTGTGTAATTTCTGACATGGAAGTCATCGAGCTGAACAAATGCACCTCGGGCCAGTCTTTTGAAGTCATCCTGAAGCCACCCTCCTTCGATGGGGTGCCCGAGTTCAATGCCTCTCTACCCAGGCGGCGAGACCCATCACTAGAAGAGATCCAGAAGAAACTAGAAGCAGCTGAGGAGCGAAGGAAG TACCAGGAAGCTGAGCTCCTGAAGCAcctggcagagaagagagaacacgAGCGGGAGGTGATCCAAAAAGCCATTGAGGAAAACAACAACTTCATCAAGATGGCTAAGGAAAAACTGGCCCAGAAGATGGAATCCAATAAGGAGAACCGGGAGGCCCACCTTGCCGCCATGTTGGAACGGCTGCAAGAGAAG